In Antechinus flavipes isolate AdamAnt ecotype Samford, QLD, Australia chromosome 6, AdamAnt_v2, whole genome shotgun sequence, the sequence CGCAGGGCTCCCATCCGGGCTCCGGGAGTGCCGTGACCGCCCAGTGCCGGGAGTCCGGGGGACGGGGCAGGCGGAGCCCCCAGCTGAGCTCAGGGCCACAGTGGGGGGGCCCGGAGCTCGGCCCCCCCCGGCAGATCTCCCTCAGTGCCCCCGGGTGGGAGCGGGGACCGGGGTGTTTGAGCATGAGATGGGATTCACATCCTCGGCCTCCCAGCCAGGGAGGATTCCAAGGAAAACAGCCCAGAGAAGGTCACTGACTCCAGAGTGGAAAAAGTGATGGGCTCGGGGCTGGCTCCAATAACACGGCCTCTGCCCACAGGTATGCCGGGGGAGGCGGGCGGGGGACCGCAGAGAGAGGGCATTTTGTGTGGAGGCTTGGCGCCGTCCCCTGCCCGCTCCCAGCGTCTGCCCGGGGGCGGGGGCCGCGGGCGCTCCCTCCGGAATCGCGGGCTGGGGGCCCTTCCACGTCCCCCGGGGTCCAGGAGCGGGGACCTGCCTCGGGCTGGGGCCGAGAGCAGCAGCGGGAGGGAGGCTCCTGGCCCCGAGCACCCCGGAAAGTGcccccacctcccacctcccAGAAATTCCTCCCGAGCCTCAGAGAGGCGACCACCTTGGCAAAAGCCTCCCTCTGTTCCCCGGCTTCTCCTGAAAGGCCCATTCAAGGAGGAAGGCTGGGCCCCACCCTCCGCCCAGCCTGGCAGGAGCTCCCTCAGAGCTGGGGCctgagggggagaggagggggctggggggggggggcagcggCCTCCCGCACTATTCATGATCACACGTGGAGGGGGCTCCGCCACCCCCCAAAGTGGGCTCTGCTGGGCAGGGGGCTGTCTCCTGCTTGCCCTGAGGGGGGAGGCGGCTAAGGGCCCAGCCGAGTGGGCCGGCCGGCCGGCAGGGACGGGGGCGCAGAGAGGGTCCCTGCCTGTTCTTCAGGGCCATCTGGCGGGTGGGGGGGAGGGCCCGGCACAGCCACAgcgctgctgccgccgccgccctCGGGTCAGAGGCCGGGGTCTGGCCCGGAAGCCCCTGGGCCACCTGGACAGTTTAGGCTGGTacccctccccccagctcccACTGAGGTGGAGGGGGTTTCTGGGTCAATCACAGCAGCGCCAGCTccactgtttatttttaaatgactttaaaaaagcCCAGGCTCCCCCCGCCGGGGCCTGGGAGCGGAATGTCAGGAGAACAGAGGCCCCCGCCCCCCCTCCCGAGGCTGCCCGGATCTGGGGCTCGCAGCCTCCCTCCCGGCCCCGCCGTCGGCTCGCCCACCCAGGCTGCCCGGAGCGGGCACTCACGCTGAGACGGCTTATCTTGGAGAGGCCGGGGGGGCCGCAGGGGTCCCGGAGACCTGCTCCCGGCCGGCACGCGCCGCGCTCGCGCCCGCCGGCCTCCGCTCGCCCCTCTGTCCTCCAGGGCTCAGCCTCCCTGCCCGACCCGGACAACTTCCCCCGCCCGACTGCCAGCCTGCGCCCCGTGCCCAGCACGTGGCTGCTCTCTCAGCCCTGCCCCAGGGGCGCGAGGCGCGGGCTGCACTCTGCCCTTTCCGGGGCCCATGCGGGGGCTGAACGAGGAACCAAAGCTGGGGCTCCTGGAGGGGGCTCAGGCTCTCTGGCCCCTGCCCCCGGTTTCCTGCGGCCGGCCGGCAGTGGTCCCGGACCGAGCCTCGGACCCGAGCCCGGCCGGAGCTCTGAGCCTGGCTACAGCAAGCTGGGGCCCGGGGCCGAGGGTCAGCCCCATTCCCGGGGTTTCCCCGGCCTGGGGCTGCGGGTGGGGGAGGGGGCCCTGCCTGGGAGGACGCGGGCACCCTTAGGGCGAGAAGGGCCATGGCGCCCCCTTTCGTTCTGCCAAACCCTCTGCTTCCTGTTTTCCAGACCCCAGAGCTCTGGGCCGGGTCCTCTGGACATCAAAAGGTCCCCGGAGGAGAGAGCCGGGGATTGAATTAAGTGTGAAGCCGGCGAGAGCATCTGGCCCGCATTTGCCCACAATTACCGGGCTCAGGCACTCGGGAGAGCGAGGGGGGAGGGCCGGCCGctcgccccctccccctccccaggatACACCCCGGACTCAAAGGCCTGAGGCCACCGGGCTGGGggcagggtggggggagggggctcaGCACAAAAGCGAGCCCCTGCAGAGGTGGGGAGTCGGCTCCTGCTTCTGGGAAGCCTAATTCCCCTCTGACTCGGCCATTGTCCTCTTAATGCAGCTTCCTTGTCACTTGGGAGGGCTATTCAGTGGGCAGTGGACCCCCCACATTCTGGCCCCGGGCTTCCCTGACCCCCCACATTCTGGCCCTGTGCTTCCCTGACTCCCTACTTTGGTCAGCCAGGTACTGGGAAGGccggaaggaggagggggagggccACCGTGCCGgggagtctcagtttcctcctctgtaaggcCGGGCCTGGGCTGTGGGGGCTCCGGCTTTCCATCTCTCCGGGGCTGccccggggcggggggggggtggagagctGAGCGGAGGCCCCAGGATCCCCAGCCTGGTTGCAGCcgggacaaacaaaaacaaggggTGAGATCATTGCCCGAGCACATGGGCCTCAGGCCGTCCCTTAGCTGCAGGgctgggaagaagggagggggcgGCTGGCCGTTCCCCCCTTCCAGGAGTCCAGGAAGGCTCCGGGGAGGAGGAGGGCTTGCCAGGAGCTGTCGACATGATGGAAGAGAGTGTTTCTGAGGGGGCCAAGCCCCGCTGCAGGAGCAGCCGCTTGGAAGAGGCAGGGGGAGACGGCGGGCGCTGGGGGGCTGGGGGAGCAGGAGATGAGGCAAGGCCGGTGAAGGGTCAGCTCCTGCTGGGCAGCCCATAAGACCCCAGCAGCCGGGGCGGGGGTGAGGGGGGCTGCCATGTGCCATGAGCCCTTCCAGCCTCCGAAGCCATCCCTGCCCTCCCTTCTCGCTCCCAGAGAGTGCCCGCCGGTCCCCCCCCACCTTCCGCCCCCCCCCCGCACCCTCCGGCCCTGTCCCACTTGCTCCCTGAGCTGGAGCAGTATTTCAGGCCCCAGCAGGGAGCATGGGGCTCACTGGGCCCAGAACCGAGCCTCCGTCCCACAGGGAACTCATTAAAGGCGCTGGAGCGGGGGTCGGGGCGCTTAGAAAGGAGGGCGCGGGGGCCCGGAGCACACATGGACAGGCTGTGGGGAGGCGGGGGAAGGTGCCTGAGCGCCCCTCTCTGGGCCGGGGCTTTGCCCCGACTTCCCCTCCGGCCCGACGGCGCAGTGGGGGCCGGGGCCACGTGCTCCTCGGCCGGGGCTCCTCACTGCCCCCCAGCTCTCCCCGCCGTCCCAGGCTGGGCCGCTCAGTTCTGTGGAGCACACTGCCCCCCTCCGGAGGCCCGGCCGGGCCATCTGTGCGGGCGGGGCGGGGCCCGGCCTGGCAGGAGGCAGAGGGTGGGAGGGGGAGCCGAGGAGGCGCCCGAGGACCCCCGCTCCCCACCTCGCAGCTGCCTTGGCTTATCTGACCCACCCTGCTTGGTGTGAATATCCAGCGTAATAAATCACAAATAGCCCTCGCTGGGGGACCCGGCGGAACCTGTCAGATGGCTCCAGGCTGCTGGGACAGctgcttggggagggggagggaggggggcaggAGACCCCGGCCTCCCCCATCCCGCCCGCCCCGAGGGCAAGAGTTCAGGCGGCCGGCCGGGGGCAGCGCGGCCGGTCCGGCCCAGGTGAGGCCGGAGCCCGCGAGGCCGGGCCGGGTCAGCTCTCCGCGGCCCGAGGCAAGGCCAATCTGCCTCCGCTGTCTCAGCAGCCCGGCTTCCAAAGCACTTTCCCAGCCATGATCTCACTGCTGCTTCATGACACCCCAGAGACGGGAGGGATTATtcacccccattttgcagatggggaaccGAGGCCCGGCTAGGGGGCCTGCCTGTTTCCCGGCTTGCTTTCGGAGGGAGGGAAGGCGGGGGCGGGCGGGGGGCAACGGCCAGACAAGCCGGTGACCGCCGGCGACAGCTGCGCTCGGGCTTCTCTCAGACAAGGGGGGCCTTTTACCGGTTCTCGGACACCCGAGCCGCCCCGACAGCCCGGCCCAGCCTGGTGCTGTCGATTCATGCCCTGCACCCCCTGCCCCCTCCCTAAGCCCAAACAGCCTGTTCCCAGGACGCTGGGCGGGGGGCTCGAGCCCCAGCTGTTGGCGCCCCCCCCTCCGTGGGAATGAGCTGACGGGGCAGGTTCCCCCAGACACATGCCCGGGGCCCCTCTCCCCACTTGTGGAGCGGCTGGCGGAGCAGCTGACCGGATCCCCAAAGAGCAGCTGCGAGGGACGGGGTGCCAGAGGGAGGCCGGGGGGATTAGGGCCGTCACGGGAACGCTGCGGGGGAATGCGAGCCCCCCGCCCCCGCTGGCAGCCCCTCCCGGCCTGCGGCCCCCAAGACGAATCTCGCTCCACAGGAATGTCCGTCCCTCCTCTGGCTGCAAGCGGGCCTAAAGCGGCTCCCACGCTCCCACGCCCCAACCCGTAAAGCAAGAAAACGCCACTGAGGCAGAGGTCGGGGCAGAGGGCGGCCTCAAATGAACCCCCAGCTAAAAGGGCCACAGAAGGGTTTTGCAGCGGGGCCCGGGACGGCCCCAGGGAGGGCAGGGACGGGAAAAGCCTGACCTCTGACTCCCGGCCGGTCAGTTTGCAGCCCCGGGGCCCAAAGTACCAGGCAGCAGAGGGCAGAGGCTGGCACTCAGCCCAAAGGGCCAGAGGGTGCTCTGGGGGTCCTATGCTGTGGAGGGGCGCCGGGTGCCAGCAGAAACCTGGGTAGGGGGTGCCAAGGGGGGAGGGCTCCAGGCAGTCCGGAGGCTGGGGAACTTCTGCCCTCGTCCCCCATGTGAGTCCAAGGTGAGGCTGTCCGGGCCGGGGCCTTTCCCTTCCGGGCCTCCCTGGCTGTTCCAAGCCCGAGGCCTCACTGGCCACCTCAGGCCGCGGGGCTCTCCCAGATCCTCAGCCTCCTGGGCCCGGCAGCCCCTGCCCTGGCCACCCCTGCGTTCTCCGAACCCGCTCCTGCTGCCCGCCTCTCGGGTTAGGACAGAAGGCTCTTCCCGCCTCCCTCCCCGGCCCGCCCTAGTCCGGCCCAAGCGGAGCGGCTGCCGTAGCCCACAGGGCGGCCCCGGCTCGGACTTGGGGGATCCCTCCGCGACTGGATCCGAGAAACCTCGAGAACAAAGGGCCGGCCCGGAGACAGGCTCGCCCCGGGGCGCGGAGAGGTCTCCTTACGCGCTCACGCTTCTAGAGGGGGAAGACCCCGTTTTTCActtagggaaaccgaggcaggcagGGTAAGGGGCCCGTGGCCAGCCTCGCAGCCGGCGCCCACGCCCGGGCTGGTTCTCGGGGCTCCCGAGCTTGGGCCGAAATCACCTGGGGAAGCTGGGAGCGGCGCGGGGAGGGCAGGGTCTGCTCCAAATCAGCGCGTGGGGAGCtggcggggcgggggcgggggccgCCGGCCTCACCAAAGCCTTGTCACGGCCAGGCGAGTCTCACCCTCCGGCCTCTGGTTGTCATTACCGTGGCCACGGGGGAGGGGAGCGCCGGGGGCCGCGACAAGGGGAGGTCACCGAGGCTTCCTGGCCCTCATTATTTTTAAGTGGGCCGGGCCGAGGCTGCAGAGGAGGCAGCGGGTCTGGCCGCGGCGGGTGGCAGCTCCCCCGACCGGGGTCCCGGCCAGAGGCTGGGCGGAGGCCGGGGTGCGAACGTGTGGGGATCAATGAGCGTCTGTGTGCTGTGTGGCCAGCTGTGTCTATAGAGGCCTTAATGAGCAGGCCTCGAGCGCGATGGAAAAACCAGAGCGAGGCCCCGCCGGCGGGGCTGCTTAAAAGCATCTTTGTCTCAGGTGACCGCCCGCCTGGCTGGCTGGGCGGCCGCGGGGGAGGGGAGCGGCCGGCGGCACTTGGGGTCCCGGGGCTCGGAGGCCAGGGATCCCGGGGCGCGGTCCCCACATCTAGGGCCCCGGCAAGGCCCGGGACAAATGAAGgctcctgggggaggggggaagggggccCCACTTAAAGTCTGggactcccccacccccaccccactgcCCAGTTCTGGTTTTTGGGAAGGACCCTCCAAACGGAGCCTGCCGAGTGTGGGAAAGCTGAGGCCAAAACCTGGTCCGCCTTCCCACAGCCCCGACCCGGAGACTTCCCCCACACAGCTGCCCCCCCCTTCCCACAGGAGGCACAAGGGCCCAACAAGAGGCTGAGGTGGGGTGTGGAGGGGGGGCAGCTCGGGGAGCCTTCCCTTTGGGCCCTGGACACAGGAAGAATCCGAGGAGGACTCCAGCTGCCCCCCAAGCCAGAGCGGAGACCGCCCAGGCCCCGCACCCCAGGCCCCGTGTCCCCCGTCAGAAATCTGCCCAGActtctgcctgccatctaggggagggggtggggaaggaggggaaaagttgaaacagaagtttttgcaagggtcaatgttgaaaaatgactcGGACATGTGTTTTgtcaattaaaagctataataagaaaaatgtaaaaaaagaaaataaaatttcatgcaagtaaaataaaaaagaaagaaatctgccTCGACCCCCACTCCCCTCCTTCAGAACTCTGCCGAGACCCCGCCGCCCACCCGGGCTCCCTCGGCCCCCAGACCCCGCCGCCCACCTGGCCCTGTTTGGAGGATCAGAGCGTGGCCGGGGAAGGAGGCTCTCCCACAGCCCCCAGAAGCGCCCATGAGGAGCGTGATGGAGAGCAGGGAGGGCAGGCCCCGGGCCCTGCCTCCACGGTGGCCCACCGGCAGCCCCGGCCCGCGCAGCCAGCCCTCGCCCTCCCGAATGGCCGTTGGCATAGCGGCAGCGTGGCCGGCTGGGCCTCTGGGTCTGGGGCCGGGCCCGCTCTCCGTGCTGGCCGGGGCTCAGCCTGCGGGCGCAGCCAGGAAGTGAGGTGGGGCCCGGCCGGTGAGCCTCCCGGCCACTGGGCTCTCCCCCACTGACTAATGGGCCCCGGACAGATCTACCCAATGAGACGCCCGGGGCGCGGGCGCCAGGCTGCGGGCTCAGCTCGCCGCTTCTTTCTAATCCTTTGGCTTTGGTTTTCACCCACTCGGCTGGGCAGAGTGTCGAGAGGGGAACGCTGCCCGAGGCACATGGGCATGTGCCCGAGGACATTCGGGCAATGACCAATCCCCAGCCACTGTGCCCGGCGCCTGCACGATGGGCGTCTGCCCAGCCTGCCGTGGGGAGAGGCCACCTGACCCTGCCGGAGGCGGCCCACTTGGGTCCCGGTTTCTGGTGAGACGGGCAGCAGCGCCCGGCGTGGAGGTGAGAGGGCCGGGCCGGCTTTCCGGACGGGACCTTCTCCCCGGCGCGGCGCCAGAGTGGCCGGCCATCCCCTCCCTCACTGCCAGGCCTCGGCGGCGGCCTCGGGGACCGGCGGGGGGCTCGGCGGCGGGCTCGGGGACCTCGGGGGCCTCGGGGACCGGAGGGGGGGCTCGGCGGCCCGGGCCGGCCCGTCCCACCCCAGGGCTGGCATCTCAGGACAGGTCAGTTCGAAGGCGGGTGGAGGCTGGGAAAGTGGGCTGGGGGGTCAGGGAGAGAGAGGGACTTCCTCTGGAAACTCCTGCGCAGTCCCgtcctgccccccccccagggACCCCAGGGCTGACGTGCCCCGGCTAGGCAACCCGGTCAATATTTGTGTTTTTGGAACCCGGCCGGGTCATTCTCCTCGGCCCTGCTGCCGAGCGTGGAGGCAGCTCCCCAGGCTCCCGAGCCGGCCCCTTCCGCGTCCTGTTGGGAAGGAAATGCCCCTGGGGCGACGCTGCCGAAGGGGCCGCGGACTTCCCAGCTGGGGCTGCTCCCTCCGCGGCCTGAAATAGCTCGGGGACcggctccctcctccctcctctgctCCCCTCTAATTGCTTCCCACTGCAATTGAAAGCTGTTTCCTCCATTTCTGCCTTTGGCGGAGACGGGACCCGCGGGTCGCCCCCCTCCGGGAAGGGCCCTTTGGTCCAGGCGGGGTGTTAAGTTACCTTCACTTCTCTCCTGATTAAATAAACACGGCTCCCTCCGCCCCAGCACTGATTCCTATCAGGGCAAACATTCACCCAAGTCCCGCAGAGAAGGCTGTTTGTTTAAGTGGGGCCTCCCCCCAGGGTCCCTGTGGAGCCTCACTCCCTCCCAGGACTCCGCCCGGGGCCTCGGCCTCCCCACCGGCGGCCTCCACGCTCCCAGCTTGGCCGGGAGCTGCAGAACTGGGCCCACGCAGGGACCTCCCTGGAGGCTCTGAGTCCGCAGAGGCTGAGCCAACCCCTTCTAATCGTTGGACAGCCACGGGAGGCCAGGGTCCACCCCTGGGGGGCACAGACCCTACACCTGGGGGGCACAGACCTTACCCCTGGGGGGCACAGACCTTATACCTGGGGGGCACAGACCCTACACCTGGGGGGCACAGACCTTACACCTGGGGGCACAGACCCTACACTTGGGGGGCACAGACCCTACACCTGGGGGGCACAGAGCCTATACCTGGAGGGCACAGACCTTACACCTGGGGGCACAGACCTTACACCTGGGGGGCACAGACTCTATACCTGGGGGGCACAGACCTTACACCTGGGGGGCACAGACCCTATACCTGGGGGGCACAGACCTTACACCTGGGGGCACAGACCTTACACCTGGGGGGCACAGACTCTATACCTGGGGGGCACAGACCTTACACCTGGGGGGCACAGACCCTACACCTGGGGGCACAGACCACCATGGGATTCTGTTTAGTGTTATTCCTTTTCAATCACAGGTACCTAGGCTCAGGGCAGCAGCGATGCCAAATTCTCATTGTACAGAAAAAGCTCAAGGTCGCCCAGGCTGGGTTTGAGGCCTCTCAATTCTCTGCACAACTTCCGTTTGCGGCCTGGCTCAAATATTGGCCCCTTGCCCCTTCTTGGGTCCTGCTGAGGCCCCCAAAATCCCTGACTGTACGTTGGAAAAGAGGAGCATGTGAGCGCCCAGTTGTGagtctgaatgtgtgtgtgtgaatgtgtaagGCTGAGcccctgtatgtgtgtgtgtgtgtgtgtgtaaggctGAGcccctgtatgtgtgtgtgtgtgtgtgtgtgtgtgtgtgtgtaaggctGAGcccctgtatgtgtgtgtgtgtgtgtgtgtgtgtgtaaggctGAGcccctgtatgtgtgtgtgtgtgtgtgtgtgtgtgtgtaaggctGAGcccctgtatgtgtgtgtgtgagtgtgtgtgtgtgtgtgtgtgtgtaaggctGAGcccctgtatgtgtgtgtgtgtgtgtgtgtgtgtgtgtgtgtgtgtgtaaggctGAGCcccagtgtgtgtgtgagtgtgtaaggcTGAGCCCGTGTGTGCGTGTGAGTGTGTACGGGAGCGGTGCCCTGTGGGGCAGGACCCCATGGCACCAGTTTGGAGCCCACCGGCCACCTCAGAAGGGGGGGGAGGCAGCTTTGCCCCGGGCCGGCCTTCGGGGACCGGGCGGGGCCTGCGCGGGACTGGGGAGTCTCGGGAGCCGCTTTCTGCCCCTCTCAGCCTGGCCCCCGAGGCTGCCCCTCCAGATCTGCCCGGGGCCGCCCAGGTTCAGGGCACAGACATAAACCGGTGCTTTGTGCAAATAACGGAGCGTTGCGCTCACGCTTCCCAACCCCGCAACTAGCTGGGGGGGGGGCTCCTCCAGCCGCGGCCCCACTCCCCCACCCACCAGCTCCTTGCGCCATGCCCCCCACGCCTTGCTGGGCATCCGGAACACGGCGCTTCTTGTGGAGGGGCGGCTGTGGCCCGCAGcgccccctttcctctccccctcccccgccgGGGAAACAGACGGGGTTTTGTGCAATCCCTCCCCTCCGCTAAGGGGCCGGTGGAAAACGGGCTATTTCGGGCCGGAGACAATATGAGTTCCCGGCGCGGGCCCCTCCCTCCCCAGAGCTCTGGAGgactccctccccccctcccccccagccccgTTCCTTCAGTCTGTCCGTCCTTTGTTCTCCCCCGGGCCGGGCTCTGTCCTCTCCGTCTGCTGCGCTTCCTGCgcgccccccccccgcccccctccgTAGCACGCTCCCTTCCCCGTTTCCCGCGCTCTCCCCGAATCTCCGCCGCGCCCAGACCCTCGCCTTTTTCCGGGGCTCCCATTTCTCCCCCGTCTGTCCCCGTTTCCTGCCCCTCGCTCCTCGGCGCCCCCGCTTTGCTTTCACACTTGCCCTGTGTCCCCAGCTCTGCCCCCCTCCCAGTCTCCTTGGGCTGGTTCCGGGCCCTCGGATTAAACCCTCGTTtgccccccagcccctcccccctttcccctctgtCTCAGCcactccccccccaccccacggCATCAGCTCAGAGGGCGCGAGGGAAGGTCGGGGACCGCGTTAACACGAAAAGTTTGTGACAATCGCTCCCCCGGCTCAGCTTTCACTGAGGCATCATCTCAGAAACCCCCGAGGGCCACAgggtgggaaggggaggggggggggcctGAACCCCACAGCCCGGCTCAGCGAAACAGGGTCACCGCCCAGCTCTTGGGAAGGGGCTCGGAGGAAGCGGGAGTCGTTTCCTTGTCTCTACTGCCCACGGAGCTCCACTGGCCCGCCCGCCTCTCGCCCACTCGCCACGGAAGCCGGGCCCCTGGTCTTGGGGTCCAAGAGCCGCCGGGAAGAGAAAGCTGAGCACAGTCAGCCCCCCAGAGCCCCGAAACGGTCCTGAAAGGGAGGGGCACCAGGTCCCCTCCTGGGGCCGCCCCCTGAGCTGGGGCTCCCGCCTCCAGGCCGGGCAGGGAGAGGCGGCGGGCAGCCCTGTTTGCTCTGGGGCCCCGGGCCCCGGCCGTCAGGGCCACGCTGGGGGAGGCTGACACAATGACTCCTTGACCCCATTTACACAAGCCCTGTTGGCCCGAGCC encodes:
- the LOC127541728 gene encoding collagen alpha-1(I) chain-like, encoding MVAQLPPSHRPCSGHREAEQNAPPRDPGAQPGAGVNAQPGRGWPLGTRRRSSVGNQTSGREQSRPGFQTGRLEALGASGAGASLGGPKSICAIRLDPVALARFSPVSFLPSASPGPGPLATSPATSFPARLPTRARFVASSAGPAVSIPPEAGPSPQPLTPAFSLLSSEIVTPERGGGAGGDRGTGSPRAGPGEPLQTQQREEGRESPVVRPSLEPWALTSWVEIEPGPILEAEWPPTSPSVAERAHGCVGRKGSAGPSPGAAETRRSWCRGKRAGDRGTGPQGRTTIPSDAISNNETIVPAPARGAHGVLEPPTTARLGLGSGQRLPEGAGPVPGKPLLATPRGPGGMPGEAGGGPQREGILCGGLAPSPARSQRLPGGGGRGRSLRNRGLGALPRPPGSRSGDLPRAGAESSSGREAPGPEHPGKGEAAKGPAEWAGRPAGTGAQRGSLPVLQGHLAGGGEGPAQPQRCCRRRPRVRGRGLARKPLGHLDSLGWYPSPQLPLRWRGFLGQSQQRQLHCLFLNDFKKAQAPPAGAWERNVRRTEAPAPPPEAARIWGSQPPSRPRRRLAHPGCPERALTLRRLILERPGGPQGSRRPAPGRHAPRSRPPASARPSVLQGSASLPDPDNFPRPTASLRPVPSTWLLSQPCPRGARRGLHSALSGAHAGAERGTKAGAPGGGSGSLAPAPGFLRPAGSGPGPSLGPEPGRSSEPGYSKLGPGAEGQPHSRGFPGLGLRVGEGALPGRTRAPLGREGPWRPLSFCQTLCFLFSRPQSSGPGPLDIKRSPEERAGD